One genomic region from Pyrobaculum islandicum DSM 4184 encodes:
- the pstC gene encoding phosphate ABC transporter permease subunit PstC, whose amino-acid sequence MTAEALILLFFLYAASALFLFFTRLRAGLRLLALAVPAVVAAMVAVFLAGALPALSREGLSLFTSSLWSSNDERYGLLGALWGTFITTAVALPLAAAMAVSFAVFVNDIAPAGLRRGLSAFMDLTAAVPTVVYGLWGVAFLTKFIPPSLLAASLLLAAIITPYAAAVIREGYASVPREIAEAIYSLGATKFEAALVKLRYIRNYVLGGVFLALGRAVGETVAVSMVVGGNPSSGVTLNLLSSGVTISSLIALQMPYADATAYMKPALMAAALLLAVAGLAINAAAVYLLFKK is encoded by the coding sequence ATGACGGCCGAGGCGTTAATACTCCTGTTTTTTCTATACGCCGCCTCTGCCCTCTTCCTCTTTTTCACAAGACTTCGGGCGGGCCTCAGGCTGCTCGCCCTGGCGGTGCCGGCGGTCGTGGCGGCGATGGTCGCCGTCTTCCTCGCCGGCGCTCTGCCCGCCCTCTCTAGGGAGGGGCTCTCCCTCTTCACAAGCTCCCTCTGGTCCTCCAACGACGAGCGCTACGGCTTGCTGGGGGCGCTGTGGGGGACCTTCATAACGACCGCCGTCGCCCTCCCCCTGGCGGCGGCTATGGCGGTCTCCTTCGCGGTGTTTGTAAACGACATCGCGCCGGCGGGCCTCAGGAGGGGGCTGTCGGCCTTCATGGATCTGACGGCCGCGGTGCCCACGGTGGTCTACGGCCTGTGGGGCGTGGCCTTCCTCACCAAGTTCATACCGCCAAGTCTCCTAGCCGCCTCTCTCCTCCTAGCGGCCATAATTACGCCGTATGCTGCCGCCGTGATTAGGGAGGGGTACGCCTCTGTGCCGAGGGAGATCGCCGAAGCCATATACTCCCTCGGCGCCACCAAGTTTGAGGCGGCCCTCGTCAAGCTCCGCTACATTAGAAACTACGTGCTCGGCGGCGTCTTCCTAGCGCTGGGGAGGGCGGTGGGGGAGACCGTGGCTGTCTCAATGGTGGTGGGTGGCAACCCAAGCTCTGGCGTCACCCTGAACCTCCTCAGCTCCGGCGTAACGATATCCTCCCTAATCGCTCTCCAGATGCCCTACGCCGACGCCACCGCCTACATGAAGCCAGCCCTCATGGCGGCCGCCCTTTTGCTAGCCGTGGCTGGGCTTGCCATAAACGCCGCGGCGGTCTACCTCCTGTTTAAGAAATGA
- a CDS encoding carbonic anhydrase: MCLLITCMDYRLSEEVLRRVRPGDLVIRTAGANVRGVARSLAGLPVQEVLYLPHTDCAALKLVYSALSQGQPADPQVEEALVSQYRGRRPADLEELERLHVETQVAILRTLFPHARITVETIDVSKIRWPPRKPIYHLLKPQSRYTQDMIGAYIIQAFKIEDVKADIKIAEFLGLSLSLNELV, translated from the coding sequence ATGTGCCTGCTAATTACTTGTATGGACTACCGCCTAAGCGAGGAGGTCCTCAGGAGGGTTCGCCCAGGCGACCTCGTGATTAGAACCGCCGGCGCCAACGTAAGAGGCGTGGCGAGGTCGCTCGCGGGGCTCCCGGTCCAGGAGGTGCTCTACCTACCGCACACCGACTGCGCCGCCCTAAAGCTTGTGTACTCGGCCCTATCCCAGGGTCAGCCCGCCGACCCCCAGGTGGAGGAGGCGTTGGTGTCTCAGTACAGAGGCCGCCGCCCCGCCGACCTAGAGGAGCTGGAGAGACTACACGTGGAGACGCAGGTCGCCATCCTCAGAACTCTCTTTCCCCACGCCAGAATCACCGTCGAGACAATAGACGTGTCCAAGATAAGGTGGCCCCCAAGGAAGCCCATCTACCACCTCCTCAAGCCCCAGAGCCGCTATACTCAAGACATGATCGGCGCCTATATAATACAGGCCTTTAAAATAGAGGATGTAAAGGCGGATATTAAGATAGCAGAGTTTCTAGGTCTTTCTCTTAGTCTAAACGAGTTAGTGTAA
- a CDS encoding pyrimidine dimer DNA glycosylase/endonuclease V, translating to MQIFRPYRDHARSAAFLDDRRLGKQRAEAKQVILAILRRRGSTRREESWLNHPIVLMYDAGPYINDLVAYFHAAVEEWRRRGRRNSVSLADVQHLIAQLPSAPGTPITHTHEVEYRRILLLKDPCHYLGKMTEEELAEVLETEPTPIPGVNTWIFQIWGRYREFVEALKRGQVDCRGIFPRRGR from the coding sequence GTGCAGATCTTCCGCCCCTACAGAGACCACGCCAGGAGCGCCGCCTTTCTAGACGACAGGCGGCTGGGCAAACAGAGGGCCGAGGCCAAGCAAGTGATCCTCGCCATACTGAGGCGGAGGGGTTCTACGCGACGGGAGGAGAGCTGGCTGAACCACCCCATCGTATTGATGTACGACGCGGGGCCCTACATAAACGACCTGGTGGCCTACTTCCACGCCGCGGTGGAGGAGTGGAGGCGCAGGGGGCGCCGCAACTCAGTGTCTCTAGCCGACGTGCAGCACCTCATCGCCCAGCTCCCCTCGGCCCCTGGCACCCCCATAACTCACACCCACGAGGTGGAGTACAGAAGGATCCTCCTCCTCAAGGACCCTTGCCACTACCTCGGCAAGATGACGGAAGAGGAGCTAGCCGAGGTGCTGGAAACCGAGCCCACCCCTATACCCGGCGTAAACACCTGGATCTTCCAGATATGGGGCCGCTACAGGGAGTTCGTAGAGGCGCTGAAGAGAGGGCAGGTGGACTGCAGAGGCATATTCCCAAGGCGGGGGAGGTGA
- a CDS encoding acyl CoA:acetate/3-ketoacid CoA transferase — MIKKFVSAAEAVSKIPDGAVVVISGFNASTAPFYLIDVLLKRYIETGRPKNLFIISDAIPAVPGFGIDKIGKLILENPGQEFVRGFLLPFYGWAPELQKAVMKNLVEAYTWPIGIVTRWLRATAVGIPGVFSRVGLGTFLDPRQDGPYLNDLARERKTVRIDLVEIDGREYLLYKAPKPNVALIRATTADEIGNLSMEQEAIYGSVLSIVEAVKAHPGGLVVAQVLRVVTLGEIHPKHVFVPGPLVDYVVIARRGTEVEKYHWQTASFDLNPVISGDAPYRVVHEPMPLTAEKVVARRVVVELVRLIKNLGRPVIVNLGIGIPALAADVIREERLDDFIHMTVESGPWGGVALTDVDFGAAMGHYAVIPMPEQFILYEGGAIDASSLGFLQIDKEGNVNPAFLPGRMPGPGGFPIIAIGSPRVFFAGGFTAGRREIKVKDCRLVIEEDGAIIKFVNKVYKIVFSGRYAREEGKEVWYITERAVFKLTQNGVELVEVAPGVDVERDIFNKMEFKPIIRRVEEIDRRIFCEQRMGLREEALEIVKK; from the coding sequence GTGATAAAGAAATTTGTATCGGCTGCCGAAGCTGTTTCTAAAATTCCAGATGGCGCCGTTGTTGTAATTTCAGGTTTTAATGCGTCGACAGCGCCGTTTTATCTAATCGACGTGTTGTTAAAACGATATATAGAGACTGGTCGTCCAAAGAATCTCTTTATTATATCTGACGCAATCCCGGCTGTACCTGGCTTTGGTATTGATAAAATTGGCAAGCTTATATTGGAGAACCCCGGCCAAGAGTTTGTCCGCGGGTTTCTACTGCCGTTTTATGGCTGGGCGCCTGAGTTACAGAAAGCTGTCATGAAAAACCTGGTGGAGGCCTATACTTGGCCTATTGGCATAGTTACGAGATGGCTAAGGGCCACTGCAGTCGGAATTCCTGGTGTCTTTAGCAGAGTGGGGCTAGGGACTTTTTTAGACCCGCGACAAGACGGCCCCTATCTAAACGACTTGGCTAGAGAAAGAAAGACTGTGAGAATTGACCTAGTGGAGATAGATGGGAGGGAGTATCTGCTCTACAAAGCGCCGAAGCCTAATGTTGCTCTCATTAGAGCTACGACGGCAGATGAAATAGGTAACTTAAGTATGGAGCAGGAGGCTATTTACGGCTCTGTACTTTCTATAGTAGAAGCAGTTAAGGCACATCCCGGGGGTCTTGTAGTAGCCCAAGTATTGAGAGTTGTAACTCTTGGCGAGATTCATCCAAAACACGTGTTTGTACCTGGGCCTCTTGTAGATTATGTCGTTATAGCGAGGCGGGGGACAGAAGTGGAAAAATACCATTGGCAGACGGCGTCTTTTGACTTAAACCCCGTGATTAGCGGAGATGCGCCATATAGAGTAGTTCATGAGCCAATGCCTCTTACAGCTGAAAAAGTCGTCGCAAGGAGAGTGGTTGTAGAGTTAGTTAGACTAATTAAAAACCTGGGTAGACCCGTTATAGTAAACCTTGGCATTGGAATACCTGCATTGGCTGCTGACGTAATACGCGAGGAACGCCTTGACGATTTTATTCACATGACTGTAGAGTCGGGGCCTTGGGGCGGCGTAGCTCTTACAGACGTAGATTTTGGCGCCGCCATGGGCCATTACGCCGTAATTCCAATGCCTGAACAATTTATCCTGTATGAAGGCGGAGCTATAGACGCCTCATCGCTTGGCTTTTTACAAATAGATAAAGAGGGGAATGTAAATCCAGCATTTCTCCCCGGCAGAATGCCAGGCCCCGGCGGATTTCCCATAATTGCAATTGGCTCGCCAAGAGTGTTTTTCGCCGGCGGATTTACTGCAGGAAGAAGAGAAATTAAGGTAAAAGACTGTAGACTAGTTATAGAGGAAGACGGCGCTATCATCAAATTTGTTAACAAAGTCTACAAGATCGTATTCAGTGGGCGTTACGCCAGAGAAGAGGGGAAAGAGGTATGGTATATTACCGAGAGAGCTGTGTTTAAACTTACGCAAAATGGAGTAGAGCTTGTAGAAGTGGCGCCAGGCGTAGATGTAGAAAGAGATATATTTAACAAAATGGAGTTTAAGCCTATTATAAGACGTGTAGAGGAGATAGATAGGAGGATCTTCTGTGAACAACGCATGGGGTTGAGAGAGGAGGCCCTAGAAATTGTGAAAAAGTAG
- a CDS encoding phosphate ABC transporter permease — translation MRRAVNAAGLALFAALGLLSLAPLALVVGDVLYRGLAAMWKLGPGFLTALPPTPLDESGGVGPALVGFFLGFPLGVYIGEYRWELAARLARVGVNVLVEFPTITIGLFVYSLSGLLTPALRALPRPPPPFDLFVGPPSVFNAYAGAAALALIMTPYVALFTASAYASVAAGLREAVYSISGGERKALFVAMRKVLSRVITAAALLGTAKIAGETAPLLFTAGYSNYYGPFTRETASIPVLIYRSALAPYPIYHEVAYAAAALLLLLVLATYALAQLAAKR, via the coding sequence ATGAGGAGGGCGGTAAACGCCGCAGGCCTAGCCCTCTTCGCCGCCCTGGGTCTGCTGTCGCTGGCGCCGCTGGCCCTCGTGGTGGGGGACGTCCTCTACAGGGGGCTCGCCGCCATGTGGAAGCTGGGGCCCGGGTTTCTAACCGCCTTGCCGCCGACTCCCCTGGACGAGAGCGGTGGCGTGGGGCCGGCGCTGGTGGGCTTCTTCCTGGGGTTCCCCCTCGGCGTATACATCGGCGAGTACAGGTGGGAGCTGGCGGCCAGGCTGGCCAGGGTGGGGGTGAACGTGCTGGTGGAGTTCCCCACCATAACCATAGGCCTCTTTGTCTACAGCCTAAGCGGTCTGCTGACCCCTGCGCTTAGGGCTCTGCCGCGGCCTCCGCCGCCCTTCGATCTATTCGTGGGGCCTCCCTCGGTCTTCAACGCCTACGCGGGGGCCGCGGCGCTGGCGTTGATCATGACGCCCTACGTGGCGCTCTTCACCGCTTCGGCCTACGCCTCTGTGGCGGCGGGGCTGAGGGAGGCGGTGTACTCCATCTCCGGGGGCGAGAGGAAGGCCCTCTTCGTGGCGATGAGGAAGGTGCTCTCCCGCGTCATAACGGCGGCGGCTCTCCTGGGCACGGCCAAGATAGCCGGCGAGACCGCCCCCCTCCTATTCACCGCGGGGTACAGCAACTACTACGGCCCCTTCACGAGGGAGACCGCCTCCATCCCGGTGCTGATATACAGGTCGGCCTTGGCCCCCTACCCCATATACCACGAGGTGGCCTACGCGGCGGCCGCCCTGCTACTCCTGCTGGTGTTGGCCACCTATGCCCTGGCCCAGCTGGCGGCGAAGAGATAA
- the pstS gene encoding phosphate ABC transporter substrate-binding protein PstS → MERKILYIGAVVALAIVVAVVGLYLGQQTTQPTTPTPAQQTQTTPQPAQTTAQTPQSSPPQTSTQQPQASLPGCGEVSGQIVAGGATFPGPQYDAWIKQFSEITGGRVKITYNYLGSGAGQAGLIKGELAFAGSDLPLAPARFQEQRGKILQFPVVMGGILVVYNVPEVAYEKTGKRLNLTAEIIGDIYMGKIRYWDDPKIKAVNPALADRLPRQPITPVHRSDASGTTGWFTLFLTKAYPLWNQTVGWGLSVNWPVAQMGVSRAGQGNPGVAQLVLNTPYSIGYVEYNYWVTQRQKFDAVGGYALVQNGNDGKFYDPTPEAIAEAASEGLRQVAAKMGGFPSASDDWWQVVQLFAYPPRGYPIVGLSFAMIRTDYSGYPDPNTAAVVKCFFRYVLTEGQKHLVEGYLPLPPELAQVGLKAVG, encoded by the coding sequence ATGGAGAGGAAAATCCTCTATATCGGGGCCGTGGTGGCGTTGGCAATCGTCGTCGCCGTGGTTGGGCTCTACCTGGGCCAGCAGACGACGCAACCAACCACGCCGACCCCCGCTCAACAGACACAAACCACGCCGCAACCTGCCCAAACGACGGCACAAACTCCACAGAGCTCTCCTCCGCAGACGTCAACTCAGCAGCCTCAAGCCTCTCTGCCCGGCTGTGGCGAGGTTAGTGGGCAGATCGTGGCTGGGGGCGCCACATTCCCCGGCCCCCAGTACGACGCCTGGATTAAGCAGTTCAGCGAGATCACGGGGGGCAGGGTGAAGATCACTTACAACTACCTCGGCTCGGGCGCCGGCCAGGCGGGCCTTATAAAGGGCGAGCTGGCCTTCGCCGGGTCGGACCTGCCCCTGGCCCCCGCCAGGTTCCAGGAGCAGAGGGGCAAGATACTGCAGTTCCCCGTGGTGATGGGGGGCATCCTGGTGGTGTACAACGTGCCCGAGGTGGCCTATGAGAAGACGGGGAAGAGGCTGAATCTCACGGCTGAGATAATCGGCGACATATACATGGGCAAGATACGCTACTGGGACGACCCGAAGATCAAGGCCGTCAACCCCGCCCTCGCTGACCGCCTCCCGCGCCAGCCCATCACCCCGGTACACAGGTCGGACGCGTCGGGCACAACCGGCTGGTTCACCCTCTTCCTAACAAAGGCCTACCCGCTGTGGAACCAGACAGTGGGGTGGGGCCTATCGGTTAACTGGCCCGTCGCCCAGATGGGAGTCTCCAGAGCCGGCCAGGGCAACCCCGGAGTGGCGCAGCTCGTGTTGAACACGCCCTACTCCATAGGCTACGTTGAGTACAACTACTGGGTCACCCAGCGGCAGAAGTTCGACGCCGTGGGCGGATACGCCCTCGTCCAAAACGGCAACGACGGGAAGTTCTACGACCCCACGCCGGAGGCCATTGCGGAGGCTGCCTCCGAGGGGCTGAGGCAGGTGGCGGCTAAGATGGGAGGGTTCCCCAGCGCGTCTGACGACTGGTGGCAGGTGGTGCAGCTGTTCGCCTACCCGCCCAGGGGCTACCCCATTGTGGGGCTCTCCTTTGCCATGATTAGGACGGACTACAGCGGCTACCCAGACCCGAACACAGCCGCCGTGGTGAAGTGCTTCTTTCGCTACGTCCTCACCGAGGGTCAGAAGCACCTAGTCGAGGGCTACCTCCCCCTGCCCCCGGAGCTGGCGCAGGTGGGCCTTAAGGCGGTGGGATGA
- the nrfD gene encoding NrfD/PsrC family molybdoenzyme membrane anchor subunit: MKPSALLLGMLVIGVILTAIGIWGWFMRYNNMYAGYLWSFMVITYAFFAASATGSSLVTAMHTVFGYNGGFKKVARYLIAISLITALPAFPTIIGDLLNPSAFMYMFTSVNPESRMAWMGILYVIYSLILLIELILEMRHKMGVGMGIFALAVQLLTLMNLGAIFGSSYGVPAWYGVFSPVLFVAAAFLLGFAFQIVGVSIAEKVYYGDVRAEVKDLLFRVHAKGIVTVLLVFLFLLFWYFAVGWFSPPVYVAQQEMFNYSLWTIVLGGLISLALASAALAKRSLGTLVFTSLVLIVVVFTSLIYYVLYGQIGQAIWLYDFKAPPDVLKMTVEEFFSQYDWMPALMSPGLWLLLYPLAVMLLALKEDERPRRLFIFR, translated from the coding sequence ATGAAGCCGTCGGCACTTCTACTTGGGATGTTAGTTATTGGCGTTATTCTTACCGCCATTGGGATATGGGGGTGGTTCATGAGGTACAATAACATGTACGCTGGATATCTATGGTCATTTATGGTTATTACATACGCCTTTTTCGCAGCCTCTGCCACAGGCAGTAGCTTAGTAACCGCCATGCATACGGTGTTTGGCTACAATGGCGGATTTAAGAAAGTAGCGAGGTATCTCATAGCTATATCTCTTATCACAGCGTTACCCGCGTTCCCCACTATCATAGGCGATTTGTTAAATCCAAGCGCATTTATGTATATGTTCACCAGCGTCAACCCCGAGTCGCGTATGGCTTGGATGGGTATACTGTACGTAATCTACTCCCTAATTCTGCTTATCGAGTTGATACTTGAGATGAGACATAAAATGGGCGTTGGAATGGGCATATTTGCTCTGGCAGTGCAACTTCTCACGCTTATGAACCTAGGCGCCATATTTGGCTCGTCATATGGCGTCCCGGCGTGGTATGGCGTCTTTTCGCCTGTCTTATTTGTAGCGGCGGCGTTTTTGTTAGGGTTTGCATTTCAGATAGTCGGCGTGTCTATTGCAGAAAAGGTGTACTACGGAGACGTACGGGCTGAGGTCAAAGACTTGCTATTTAGAGTGCATGCAAAGGGCATAGTCACCGTGTTGTTAGTATTTCTATTCCTACTGTTTTGGTATTTTGCAGTAGGTTGGTTCTCACCGCCTGTATATGTAGCACAACAAGAGATGTTTAACTATTCTTTGTGGACGATCGTCTTGGGAGGTCTCATCTCGCTGGCGTTAGCATCTGCGGCATTGGCCAAGAGAAGCTTAGGCACGTTAGTATTTACATCGTTAGTTCTTATAGTCGTGGTATTTACAAGCCTTATTTACTACGTGCTCTATGGCCAAATAGGCCAGGCCATATGGCTTTACGACTTTAAAGCACCTCCAGACGTTTTAAAAATGACTGTAGAGGAGTTCTTTAGCCAATATGACTGGATGCCTGCGTTAATGTCGCCTGGACTTTGGCTTCTGCTGTACCCACTTGCCGTAATGCTTCTAGCATTAAAAGAAGACGAGAGACCCCGTCGGCTTTTCATATTTAGGTAA
- a CDS encoding 4Fe-4S dicluster domain-containing protein has protein sequence MRPVFVIDINKCVGCMACVAACSVENGVLFIAAKDTSKYLPIHSKTRTVVVWKEEEKEKPARRFVPYLCNHCEKAPCLEVCPTQATYKTKEGIVLIDKDKCIGCRYCIMACPYGMRYTPPAMETKELMHLDFMKDAEAGVNYGGVMFQPPVSNKWAVKIRTVDKCTFCYHRKTSDDKLWTPACVEVCPTKARSFGDLDNPNDPVADLVRRGIAKPIAPSKGTGGLVYYVGGV, from the coding sequence ATGAGGCCGGTATTTGTTATAGACATAAATAAATGCGTCGGCTGTATGGCATGCGTCGCCGCGTGTAGCGTTGAAAATGGTGTATTGTTTATAGCAGCTAAGGATACGTCAAAATATCTGCCAATACACTCAAAGACTAGAACCGTGGTGGTTTGGAAAGAAGAGGAGAAGGAAAAACCGGCACGGCGGTTTGTGCCATATCTCTGTAATCACTGTGAAAAGGCGCCATGTCTAGAGGTGTGCCCCACTCAAGCTACCTATAAGACTAAAGAGGGGATAGTGTTAATAGATAAAGATAAGTGTATTGGATGTAGGTATTGTATAATGGCGTGTCCCTATGGCATGAGGTATACCCCACCTGCAATGGAGACTAAGGAGCTTATGCATCTAGACTTTATGAAAGATGCAGAAGCTGGAGTGAATTACGGCGGAGTTATGTTCCAACCACCTGTCTCTAACAAGTGGGCTGTAAAAATCCGCACTGTAGACAAATGTACTTTCTGTTACCACCGTAAGACATCTGACGACAAATTATGGACGCCTGCTTGTGTAGAAGTATGTCCCACCAAGGCTAGATCCTTTGGCGATTTAGACAACCCCAACGATCCAGTTGCAGATTTAGTTAGAAGAGGTATTGCAAAACCAATAGCGCCGAGCAAAGGTACAGGAGGACTAGTCTACTACGTGGGAGGGGTATGA
- a CDS encoding ferrous iron transporter B — protein MATLRYALAGPANVGKSSLFYALTGIYVRTANYPGTTVEIRRASIRRGGVTIEVVDLPGIINIKSPVDEDERVAFREAFEGTYDGVVVVAAPHAIKEAIELAKLVSQKKPVIFVYNMVDLAKPPWTEEELSKILGVPVVFTSAVKRVGINKLTELMTKGAGGKITGDVHIEVPAVAALKTGIFARPPFAVATLLSLGLAMLFFLLAFMEGVTPFGEFPYAFIPTWDSISESVAEAIKASVGDPVLASLLADGLWDALSTVVSISVYVLVALALVLFFEDSGLIGLLTYKLERRLAALGIPPRGVVCLLVGASCNVPAVSTARVLWGHGNRLLTALLVSYVPCVARLAIFTAVAVAALTKTPYLIPLAIFLPYAAAFAIVWVASAVYRLMLGVKPAPAGEVPPTPLMLPNGRIYLTKLAISMKDFLIKVVLLIAIFVVALWPLTHFGPSGYTEDMAASYLAEFGRAIEPLFAPLGLPWNVAASLVGGWVFKEVVLGLMEGLKALDALAALPLPSVLAFLVFSAFYSACVATLAAAYRTAGAKATALSAVVQLALAYAAAYLVFVATSVLAH, from the coding sequence ATGGCTACACTCCGGTATGCTCTTGCTGGGCCGGCTAACGTGGGGAAGTCTTCGCTTTTTTACGCCTTGACTGGGATATATGTAAGAACAGCAAATTACCCAGGTACCACTGTGGAGATAAGAAGGGCGTCGATAAGGCGGGGAGGCGTTACAATTGAAGTGGTAGATCTCCCAGGGATTATCAATATAAAGAGTCCCGTGGATGAAGATGAAAGAGTTGCATTCCGCGAGGCGTTTGAAGGGACTTACGACGGCGTTGTAGTAGTGGCGGCACCACATGCAATAAAAGAGGCGATTGAGCTTGCGAAGTTGGTAAGTCAGAAAAAGCCCGTAATCTTCGTCTACAACATGGTGGACTTGGCAAAGCCGCCTTGGACTGAGGAGGAGTTGTCTAAGATACTTGGCGTGCCGGTGGTGTTTACCTCGGCTGTAAAACGCGTTGGTATAAATAAATTAACCGAGTTAATGACAAAAGGCGCGGGGGGCAAAATTACGGGAGATGTTCACATAGAAGTGCCGGCGGTTGCGGCCTTAAAGACCGGCATCTTCGCCAGACCCCCCTTTGCCGTTGCCACCCTACTGTCGCTTGGGTTGGCCATGTTGTTTTTCCTACTCGCCTTCATGGAGGGGGTGACGCCCTTTGGCGAATTTCCATATGCGTTTATCCCCACGTGGGATTCTATTAGCGAATCTGTGGCCGAGGCAATTAAGGCATCTGTCGGCGACCCCGTCCTTGCCTCTCTGCTAGCAGACGGCCTCTGGGACGCCCTCTCTACCGTGGTGTCTATCTCGGTGTACGTCCTGGTGGCACTCGCCCTAGTGCTGTTTTTTGAAGACAGCGGCCTCATAGGGCTATTGACGTATAAATTAGAAAGAAGGCTGGCAGCGCTGGGCATACCGCCGAGGGGGGTGGTATGTCTCCTCGTGGGGGCGTCATGTAACGTGCCGGCTGTCTCCACAGCGAGAGTGCTCTGGGGCCATGGAAACAGGCTGTTGACAGCCCTCCTCGTCTCCTACGTGCCGTGCGTGGCTAGGTTGGCGATATTTACGGCAGTGGCTGTCGCCGCTTTGACAAAAACGCCCTACTTAATACCCCTGGCGATCTTCCTGCCCTACGCCGCCGCCTTTGCCATAGTATGGGTCGCCTCCGCTGTATATAGGTTAATGTTGGGCGTAAAGCCGGCGCCTGCCGGCGAGGTGCCGCCGACGCCCCTCATGTTGCCAAACGGCCGTATATATTTAACAAAACTCGCCATCTCTATGAAAGACTTTTTGATAAAAGTAGTGCTTTTAATCGCCATATTTGTCGTTGCGCTGTGGCCGTTGACGCACTTCGGCCCCAGCGGATACACAGAGGACATGGCCGCGTCATATCTGGCAGAGTTCGGCAGAGCTATAGAACCTCTGTTTGCCCCCCTGGGCCTTCCATGGAACGTGGCGGCGAGTCTCGTGGGGGGCTGGGTGTTCAAGGAGGTGGTGCTTGGCCTCATGGAGGGGCTCAAGGCCTTGGACGCACTGGCGGCTCTGCCGCTGCCCTCGGTCTTGGCCTTCCTTGTCTTTTCGGCGTTCTACTCCGCCTGCGTAGCCACCCTAGCCGCCGCCTACAGAACAGCCGGCGCAAAGGCAACGGCGCTTTCAGCTGTTGTACAGCTGGCCTTGGCCTACGCCGCCGCCTACCTAGTGTTTGTCGCTACCTCCGTACTGGCGCACTAA